In Mustela lutreola isolate mMusLut2 chromosome 16, mMusLut2.pri, whole genome shotgun sequence, the genomic window TGGAGACAATAAAATTTCCAATCGTAGCTCTGCCATTTTGTGGCTGTATGATCTTGGGCAAACTCCTTAACCTCTCAACTTCAGATTCCTGCTCTAGAAAAGTGATTGCACACGCTACACAGATCTGCTGCAGTGTATAAATGCAATCACGTTTACTGAGTAACTCCATTTTGCTGGGCTCTGGGTTGCATACTCTCTACTTGCATCAGGGAGGGTTcgtgagcacagtgcctggcgtGTGGGAAGCCCTCAGTATCCAGGAGTCGTGATGATGGAGATGGATGTGTGGCTGGGCCACTGGGTGAGGGAGCCTCATGGCCTGTGAGTCGCTGGTGCTTCTGTCCTTGCTGCCTCCCACCCTGTCTGCCCAGATccatccccctccctcctgctctgtttctatttctgtcttcctctcctcctccccaggcctcagggggcccctggctggcaagaagccttcctcctccttctccaggaTTGGGAAGCAGTTTCCACTGcgggcctccccctccccaagggCTGGGGCATCCCACCAGACCATCAACCTACGTTCCTTCCCCAGCCACAGCCCTCAGCCTCACCTGAGAAACTCTTCTCCCCACACCATCCTTTGTGttcccagcagattcctgcacaCAGGACCCCTCAGATTCCAGACCCCGGCCAATGATCATTTTCCCTCATCCCCTCCCCAAGGCTGACTTTGGATATCTATGCTCAGCTAAGGTCTTTGGGGCCATTCCTTAGCTTCCAGACAGACACCAGAGGCAATACAGTGCAGCAGTGAGTGACAGAAAGAGGGGAACCTGCCAGCTCCCCTATTTCTTCATTTGGGGGCCTTAGGCAAGTGACTTTCATTTCTCCTTGGTTCAGATTCCTGACTGTTAAATGGGACCAAACATACCTACTTCAATTAGCTGACCCACCTCAGAGGAGCTGTGCTGAGCGCAATGTGGAATGGACATCCAACAGCTATTCAGCACAATTCTGTGGTTAAGAATACAGAATCAGAAGTCAGGCTGCCTGCCTTTTTAAATCCCAGTTTTGCTACTTTCTGTGCTGGTTCGGTGACCTCGGACAAGAGTCTTAACTTtcctgggcctcaatttcctcatctgcaaaatgggataaTAGCACTGATATCTAGGGTTTAGAGGGTTAAATGagggcttggcacatagtaggcactcactAAATGTTAgctagtattatttttattattccccaCCTCTAAGTCTCTCAGGGGACAGGAGACTATCCCGAGTCTCCCGGGTCCCAACTAGCCATCCCTTCTTCAGTCTCACTTGAGTCCTCATGCTGTAATCcaggtcacacacacacccccccacatacacacaccaagacacacagacacacacagaggtcaGCAGAGCGGCCTCAGACACAGAAAAAAGTTTAATTCTGCTGCGGCGGAGGGTCCCGGCTCCGGCAGGGAGGGGAATTTGGTTTTGGACTTTGTTCATGTGGGGATTTATttgggaaaagaggaaggaataggGGAGAGTCTGGTCCTTCCAGTGGGACCTGCCCGGGAGAATGTGCAGGGGAAGAGGTAATCGGGAGAGATAGGGAAACAACTGGACAAGAAatgggagggtggagggagaagagacGACGGGACAGAGAAAGGGGACACAAatagggaagggacagagaaaggggaCACAAATAGGGAAGGGCAGACACGTAAGACAAAGACGACAGGGGGCAGGACAGAGACGAAggggacagagaaagggggaccccAAGCCAGACCCGACGGGACCAGGGAAGTgaatggggtgggggcgggggctttGGAGGCCGCCGCGGGACAGAATAGGATCTAGTCCAGCCAGATACAAGAAATGGGCCCCTCGCCCCTGCCCCGGGTcccgggcggggggagggggctcgTGTCTCAGTGCTGCAGTGTCGGggggccctgcccctccccgcgcTTCGCTGTGTAAGGCACCGGCTCCAGCGAGGTCCGCGAgcgcgcggggggaggggcaggatggGGGCGAGGAGTCCGTGGAGGAGGGGGGCCCGGCTGCCCGCCCCCTAACCCCCTCGGGCCCGGGGGCATGACCAAGAGCCGCAGACGAGGGAGCCCCGCCCCCCCAACTCCGAGGACAAGAAGGGCAAGTCTCCGCCTCTAGTCCGACGACTAGGCGCCGTGCTTTCTCCCAGAGTCCTGCCCCAGCGTCCGTGCGGCTGGGCGTTAGTCCgcggcacccaggtgtcccggtgCCCGCCCGTCGCTCACACGGTACTCTCCAGCATCCACTCGGTGCTGGTAAAGGCCAGGCGTGCCCTGGCGGAGCCCAGCCCCAGGTCTCCGTCCTCCCCGGCCGCGCCCCCTCCGGCCCCGTCCAGGTGTGGCGTGGACCGGTGGCGCTTTGTCCGCCGGGCGCGGCGCGGGTAACTGTGGCTCTGGAAGAGTGCCCCGTAGTCCCCATCGAACGAATAGCGCTGCTGCGGCCTCGGCCGAGCCGGGGCCCCCCCAGGAACCAGAGCTAGAGTGGGAGGCGCCGAAGCTGGCGGCCCCAGGGCCCCAGAACGGCTCCTCCGAGGGCCCGCCGCTGCCCGACACTCCTCCCCAGAGGTTTCCTCAGACGGCAGTAGGCACAGCGAGGTGGCCGAGCCGCCCAGGGAGCGTCCAAGGACGGTCTCTGGCTCCGCGGTAGCCGTCTCAGCTGCGGTGGCCTTGGCCTCGACCGCCACTGCGGCAGCAGCTGGGGACGCCACCTCCCGCAGCGCCTCGTAACGGTCTTGCGCCGGCGGGGGCGCGGCCTGCGATGCACCTGCACCGTTGGTCTGTGAGCAAACGTGGCTGACCCGCGGCGGCGACCTGGAGGTACCCTTGACACGGCGGCCATCCCCGTCGCCATAGACCTTATAGCGGATCATGAGCAGAACGATGAAGACGAGGACCGATGCGACGATGACGCCCCCGATGGCGATGATCATGGTACCGCCCAAGAAATGGGCCCTCAGTGGGCGGCAAGGTGCAGGATCCCCAGCGGTAGTAAACTGCACGCAGCCCACCACTCGAGTGGCCGGCAGTGCTGTGGCCCCATCGTCATAGACAGCCAGCACGCACAGATCATAGGCGCGACCCGCTGCCAGATCATTCACCAGGAAGGTCTGGCTGGTGGATGGGAtcatcctgcaggacaggagggCATCAGCACTGGGTTAGCATCACTTCGTTTTCATGCCCCACCCGTGGTGACCAGGGGAGACCAAACCATGTGTCCCTACTGGTATTTCACCCTCTATGGGATAGTAGCAGCCATTCAAGCGACAAATTCCCATCCTGTCAGGACCCCTGCTGCGGGCCATGGCCCTCCTCTGCGTGCCCTGCCCTCAGACCCACTCCTGTGGTGTTTTGTCACCTATTAGGTAGTATCTGCCATTCCTGCTCCCTCATCTGCATATCCTGACACAcacaccactaccaccaccaccccccaccctcggCAAGGGAGGGGGTGCTACAGCTTTTAAGGCCTGCCCTCAAGGAACATGCCACCTGGCAGTGTCTCACTTTCATTGGGACAACTGCCATTTAAGGTCTACATATTTCCACCCTTTAAGGGCCCCCATACAACAGGCCTCATCTCGTTTCCTGTATGTCCCATCCTCACTCAAGCGGATGCTGAGGTCAGCTCACCCACTCTGTCTTACTTCAATTGGGACAATGGATGCTCTTCCAGTTTCTCTTTTCTATGTATTCCCATCCTTTCTGGGGAAACTCAGAGGCCACGGCCCTCACCTGCATGTCCCACTTCTGGGTAGATACATCAAGCTGTGTCTGTCTTCTGGGACAACTCCCAAACCCCTCAAGTACCTATTCCCATCCACTAAGGGGCCATCTATAAGCCACTCCCCTTTTGATTGAGCAGTGGCTTCCAAGCCACACTCCCAAGGCCTCCTAGGGATGGTTTCCCTACTGTGCCTAGGGCCATGCCCACTCTGCATGTCCTGCAATCAGTCACTCTGTGTGCACACTCTGCCCCATACCACCAGAGGTCATGAAATCATGCCCCCCGCCCAGATAAATTTCATCCGTAATTGGGTCAAATGTAACCAAGCAACATGCCCCATTCTTGCTATCGGCCCCTGCCCTCCAATGAGGATCATTGTAAAGGAGCCATTATGCTGACAATGTCTCGGAGCCTGTGTTTGAGTctctctgccacttgctagcactgtgaccttaggcaagtttcTTAAACCCTCTGTGCCTTGCTTCCCCAGAATGGAGATATTAAGATCATCATAAAGATAGTGTGATGTGTGAATAAGTTAACACACCTAACACCTGGCACCCAATAACTTCATCATGATTAGCTCACATCCCACCCTGTGTTGGCTAGTAACCCTTGCTGTGGCTCACACTTTATTGCCAACTGCACTCTTCCCCATCTGTAAGACCGTTCCCACTAGGCCTTGACCCTCTTCTATTTGGCACGTCCCTTCTGGGCTGTTGGCTAAGCCAGGACTGCCATGTCCACATGAATTTGCATGcccaggactcaatctcacaagcCTTCCCCACCTCCAAAACTCTTAGTGGGTCTCCAGAGACAAGGACTGGGGCCTCCTCTGCCTGGGATCATGCTGCAGGAGCCCTGTCTCCTGAGAGAGGCCACACCCCCATCTCCATGGGCCTCTTCTCTCTGGGAAACTTCACATTCCCTCTGACCAGGCCAGCTCTGGTCCTGAAGCCCACCTTAGCTCTGTTACCACCAAGGGCCACCCTTCAACCAGAAGATTTCAAATAAGCCTCCCCCCAAAAGGCCTACCTACATTTCCGGTGGACCCCCCTTCCTGCCATTTCacacactgcccccaccccatccaaCCTCGGACCCCTAGCTGTATGTCTTCCtcatcctctcctctccccttcccaagaGGCTTGGATACCTCTTGCTCCTTCCCCCAAAGTAGCCAGTTGCTAGGGACTCCCCACTTTTCAAGGACAGAGGCTGGCTCCTTAAGAAAGCCTCAGCTGGTGTGTCTCTAATTGGCCACAAGACCTGAGCAGGCAGCAGATCAGGTTTCTGGTTGGTCGTCACCTCCGCCCATGGCAGCAGTGAGGAGGTTAACCCCTACAGCACCGGAGTGCAGGGATCTGCAATGGGGGGACAGGGGACTGGAACTGTGGCCttaaggggaaaggaagagaccAGGGGTTTGTTGCCCTGCTGGGGACAGAGGGCCACCAACATCTGTGTACATGCAGTGTCTGAGgatactccccacccccccacacacagtggCCAAGGGTTAaataatgaaagagagaaaaagagaggtggAGAgtcacagaaaccaagagtcatttacagaaatgtattctccttCTCCCCTAATCCCTGCCTGGCAAACAGCAGGTGCTCACTAAATGTCTGTTCAATGTCAAAAGGGCAAGATTAGCAGTTAGAAGGGTAAGGCctggaatcctggctctgccactttccTCTGTGACCTTGATCAAGTGATTTCCTCccactgagtctcagtttccctatctataaaatgggaggggGGATCATCACTGTTTCACAGCAGAGCTGGTTAGATTGAATGAGGTGGCACAGGGCCTAGTGCAGAGCAAGGGCTCAGTGCCTTAAAAGAGCCGGAGGGAGAGAGGGTACAGGCAGATAGAGGCAAAAGCAAGAGAATAACAGAGATGATAGGAGAAAGTAACCTTTTAATGTCTGTCTATACCGAACAGACCTGTCTACACCAGAGCAAGGGCTTCTAGCCTAGTGGATGGTGGAAATAACATGGGTGTTTATAAAATGGGAGGGGGCATTATCACCACTTCGCAACGAAGTGGGTAAGATCAaaggagcatttatttatttttctcatacttttccttttctgttctgtAATGTACCCAGTGGGTTGATACAGTAACACTGGTATGTAAtctgtaaatataaatgtaactATACATATGTAAGTGTGCGAATATAGTTCATGTTCCAAAATGTTTAACTGACAAGGTAAATGGCCAGACACCTTTGGCCAGCAGTGATGTAGACCAGGAACCCCAGAGAGTAGGAACTGTGCTGGGCATATTAACGTCTGGCTTGTGTGGGGTCTCAATGAAGATTTACTAAATGcctgaaaagcagaaagagatcaTGAGACAGAAGTAGAAAGAGGAGGGGACAGGGCAAATGAGAGCCCAGGACAACTCCGCACAGCCATCTAGAGAACCGAGGCTGAGCAAGAAGGCCAAGGGGCTGCGAAGATGAAGGGGAGGGCCCCGGGAGTCAGTGGGCGGGGCGTCCTGGGACTGCAGCACCCACCTGTAGACCAGGGAGTCATCCACGGAGCTGTTGTACTGGACCTGGTACATGCGGATTCCGGGTACAGGCCTCTGGGCGGGCCAGCGGATGAGCACCGAGTTCGAGGTCAGCTCCGCCGCCACGAGCCGGCGCTCAGCAGCGGACTCGTTGGCACCAGGGCGGCCGGGTGTCGCTATGTCAGAAGAGCCAGGCTCGGTGAGAGGTGGCGGGGCTGCCGGCGGGGGCGCCATCAGAGGCAGGGGCACCACGCACACCTCCACAGGTGCCGTGGCTTCCCCGGCGGCATTGGAGGCAATGCAGGTGAAGGTGCCACTGTCCCGTAAGGTGGTGATGGTTACATCCAGCGTCCCGTCCCCCCGCACCCGGGTCCGGCTTGAGTTCCCCAGCAGCCGCCCGTCGGGCGCGACCCAGTGCACCACGGGTTCGGGGTCCCCCACGGCGCGGCACCGCAGGCTGACCGCCTGGCCCTCCACCACCAGGGCCCGTCCCCCCGCCTGCCGCGTGATGAGCGGCGGTTCGCACAGGAACTCCTCTTCTGGGATGGACCAGAAGTAGCGGTCGGTGAGGTGCTCGGGAGTGGCGCATGTCTCCAGGTCGTCTTCCCGGGTTAGCCGCCGCAGCCAGAGCAGCTCGCAATTGCAGTGCAGCGGGTTGCCGCCAAAGCTGACCGTGAGCGGCGTGGGCGGCTTCGGCCCCGCACCCTGGGACCGCAGGAAGAGGCCATCGGGGGGCAGTTTATGGAGGCGGTTGGAGGTCATGTCCAGGCGAACCAGTTTGTGCAGCTGCACGAAGGTCCCTTCAGCGATGTGGTCGATGAGATTGTGGTCCAGCGTGAGGGTGTTCAGGTTCACCATCTGGCCCACAGCCTCCCACGGCAGGGCCTCGAGGTTGTTGTAGGACAGATCCAGGTCCTCCACGGTGGAGAGGAAGGCATCAAAGGCAGCAGACTCCACCCGGCGGATCTGGTTGTTGCCAAGGATCAGGTGGCGGAGGTTGCCCAGGCCGCGGAGCTGGTCCCCGCGCACCTCCGCCAGGCGGTTGCTGTCCAGGTGCAGGGCGCGGAGGGCGCGGAGGTCGGCGAAGGCGCCAGCGGCCACTTGGCCGATGGTGTTGCGGGACAGGGTGAGGTGCACCAGGCTGGTCATGTTGGCGAAGTCCCTGCGGCGGACAGCCGCAATGAAGTTGTCCGTGAGCCGCAGCTCCACCACGCGCCGGTCGATGGCCGGCGGCACGAAGAGCAGGCCAGTCTTGGCGCACAGCATGGTCAGCGTGGGCGCCACGTTCTGGCAGATGCAGCGGCCGGGGCAGGGCTGACCACGGGATGCCCCAGCCCAGAGCAGCAGCAGAAAGGGCAGGGCAGCAGGCGGCGGCGAGAGGAGCGCCGAGGTGAAGGGGCCCGGAGCCATGGTGCAGGGGGAAGGCGGGAGCAGTGGGGCGTGAGACCTGCGAGGGAAGGGGACAGGATTACGCAGGCACAGGGCTTGACCACCAGCCTGGCCAACCACTGTGTCCCTCCCTTCCCGATACCCGCGGCAGAACAGTGGCAGGACTGCTCATCAGCGGCCATGCGTTTCATCGTTAATGGACAATATTTCCACGCTGGTTGATAAACTTCACTACCCCACCCCTGAGTGTCCCAATCCCAAATCTGACTCTCCTCCAGAAGGCCCAGACTTCTTATGATTTCCCAACCAGCGGGGTAACACCTGACTAAGCCTGGGCCTTCCAGTACCCACTTAATATTCGGAAAACTCATGGCTGACTAGGGTTTAAGGTCATGAATTTCAAAGCCAAAGcccctgggttcaaattccagctctgacacttactagctgtgtgacctcgggcaagtgtctgaacctctctgaatctcggtttcttcatctgtaaaatggagataagaacAGGCCTTAcctctgtgaggattaaatgggttaATGAGCATTATGTACTTAGAACCACACCTGGCCCATGAAATCTGTTCAACTCATGTTGGTGATTATTATCACCATGACCACGAAGTGCCCGCTATGTGCCGGGCGTAGAAGTGTGCACCATCATTAAAAGTAAGCGCTCTGAAATCATACAGACCAGACTTCACGTCCTGGCTCCCCCACTTGCTCGCTTGGTGATCCCAAATGAATGTTTCCCCTAACCTAGGCCATAATTTCCTGATTTGCAAAATGGGATGATGTTCGTACCATCTTCCCTGGGTTGTTGGAATGGTTCTGTGAGCTCATTCAGTGGGAGCCACTGAGCACAGGGTCTGTCACATAGTAAATATTCAGTGAATGTTAAGGgtaagcaccccccccccaaaacatatCCCCCCttgggagtggcagagggaatcTGAAGGTAGGAGGGGCTGAGAAAAACACATGTCTTCTGGCTCAGCCTTGGGAAGTCCTTCTCTGAGCCAGGTTTCATCCTGGGCCCTGATGAGCTCCAAGGCAGCAGGCAGGCTTTCATGCTCACATAAGCGGGCACTTACAAGGCCCCATACATGCCCACACTCTCACACACTCACGCTATGCCTCTGCTCCAGGCAAAACCTTCCGGCAGGGATTTCCCTGCGGTGCCTGCAGCCCACGACGTGTCAACTCCCATCACAACAAGGAGTGGGTGGGGGGTGAAGAGGAAAGGATGGGAAGGGGGCGTCCCTGAAACTGCTTTCACCCCACCCTGCACCCAGTCCCTGCCAGCCCACCTCCTAGGAATCTGCAGTTTGGGGCTGCAGCCTGCTGTGGCCCTAGGTCTTCCAGGCTGTAGTGAGGGGACcaagacagtcagagagagagagagagagaggtgaagagacagggagacaagttgggggggggggtggactggcaagaacagagagagagagagagagagaaaggggcaaaaAGAGAACTTGAGGCATGCCTGGCGGGCAGAGCGTGGttagttcgagccccacattgtgccaGGAGCTCACatagataaataagtaagtaaataagcaagtatgtaaataaataaataaaaggaaaggaaacaagaaagaatctgaaagAAAGGTACAGAGGCAAAGAGCCAGCCTGAAGCCAAGAGAGACTGAAGAACAgagaagaagacacagagaagggcACTGAGATCAAAAGATGAAGAGGGGAGAGCGAGCCAGAACAGGCAGGGGGCAATCTGAAGACACTATCGTTAGAGaccaagagggaggcagaaagagataGAGACGGAGAGCCAGTGCCTGGGATGCACAGAGGACGAGGGGCAGAGTTGGGGCATCCCACCGAGTCTCTGAGTGCCCCCCATTAATTGGTCTTGTGCTCTGTGCCCGGGAGACTGATCGGTCTCAGATAGAAAACCCTGGCCTGCCAGGCAGAGCTCCCGAGTTCGGAGGCCCGGCTCTTCACCTGCTCGTCTGCGGGGTCTCTAAGGCTCAGAACCCCAGTCTGTGAAGCACAAGTACACGGTTTTGCCTCCCACAGCTGGGGTGGGACTCAAGTGAAAGGAATAATAACAGCAATGGAAATAGCTAACGTTTATTGAGAGGCAGTGCGGCATCACAAGGAAGAACCGGGACCTGACTGCTGCGGCTCATACCCCAGGCCCCAGCAGCGTGACTTTAATCGAGTGACTGcctctctttgtgcctcagtgtgctcatctataaaatgggggataATGGGAGCAGCTACCTCATGGGGTTATTTTAAGTATTCAGAGATAATACAGTGTAACATGTTTAGGACAGTTCCTGACAGAGTAAACCCTGTATAAATATTAGCagccatcatcatcattgtcatcatcatattattattactattagtaattattactaaatatttttactattattactaaatattattactattactactaataattattaacatatcatttttctctggctctctctcagcCACCAGCAGGTCAGGTGACCAGGAGATCTTCCCacctgcacacacgcacacacacaaatggtaaACCATGTCCATGCCGCTCTCCAAATGCAGGGGATCACTTCATGTTGTGAAACTCTCTGTGCCCTTTTCCCATATCACCAGGAGACTTCCCTGTCCCCACCACCTTACCCATCCAGAGAGGGGATGCCTCCAGGCCTAAAATCCCCACCTACCACCCGTGTCCAGGCTCTACCATGAGCCCTGACCCAAACACGATGCTCCTGACCTTGTTgtcaccctcacccccaccccttggACACTGCCGTACCCTGCCCTGAAATCCATACCAGGCAGGGCTTCAGGCCTCCAGCTGGCTCAGAGCAGGCCCAATCACTCCACatctctctccccagcctggaggACCCCACTCACCTCTCTGCAGGGAGTCAGGGCCTGGGCCGGTACCTGCAAAGGAACAAAATGATCCTATTAGCATCCTTCGGGCTCCTCTCTGAAGACCTGCCTCAGAGACCATCCTGGCCAAGGAAATCTCTGGGGTGATCATTCTCTCCGCCCTCCTGCTGCAGACTCTACACGATCTCAGACGGACCCAGCGAGTCGTTTCTGGAATCCAGGGAGTCTGGGCCTCAGGACTGTTCACCCTCCAAACCCAGGAGTCCAGGACTTTAACCCTTTGATCTCTATGGGCTCACCAGGCCAGAGaacccagccccctcctccctcaagACCTGGCATCTGCAACCCCTGTCTCTTCCTTCTTCAAACTCCAGAGTCTAGGTTTCTTCCTTCCTCAAGATCCAGGAACTGGCCTCCCAGTCACCTTCTCTTGTAGATCCAGGATTTCAGGATCCCAGCGTGTTACAGAGTTCACATCCCAGTCCACCAACTTTGTAGGAAAGAACCAGAGGCCCCCATCCTCGCCATCATACCATTGCCATACCAACATGTTGCGGACACACCAAAACCCACATGGACCCACAGTCCAAGTCTCCACATCTGGATTTCCAGGAACACACCAGCCAGATGTGTGCCCCCACTCTCCGTGGGCTCTTGGCCCGGCATGTGGACACACTTGTGTCCTTGGACGCCCACCTCCACGAAGGACCCCAGCATACCACAGGTCAGGCCACACAGGCTCGAGTCTCACTGGGCCAAGAAGTAAGGTCAGCCCCGTGCCAGGGAGACAAGCACGTGCATACAGATTGCCCTGCACGTATGAGCAGATACAACCCCAATCCCCAAAGACCAACACTGACACATAAATGGACTCACAGCACAGACACACCCTCAAGGTGGACACACCCGCACACAAGCACGCATGTACAGCACTGACTTTCCTTTGCACATTCATACatacccacagacacacacagcagAGAAACCTGTGTGCCCCCTTGCAGACAACCAGATTCATGCTTCTATAAcagacacacatgtgcacatttGCCAACACACAGGGGCCCATACATACAACATATACTCACTTGCACATACAGGTGACACACAGGTGCAGGCTCTTAAATGCCCAGACACACTCCTAAACACTAACACAACTTCACATATCCCCAAGGTGCATGGTCACAAAACTGCTCCATCCCCACACCGCCAGATGCACAAATGCACACACCAGCAGATACACAcctcacacatacacagaacTACAAGCACACACAGGCAACACAAAAACTGATAATCAAGCCCACAGGCACAAAAAGATCCACCTTGCACACACATTCTGAGATGTTCACTCATGACAGACACATACTCACACAACAGCCCTGGGAGGGACATTACATACTTccaaaatgtacataaaatattgAACCACAGTGGCATAGTCAACAGATAGgcatacattcacacacacagtCATGAACACGcatccctcccagccctggggtACCCCCGCCCCACCTACATCCCAGCTCAAAGAAATCCTAACATCCTTCCCTCCCAGcacatcctcccccacccccaaccaaggCACCTGCCAGGGCCTGAGGTCAGAGTTCAGCAGGTGGAGTCTCAAAGGGTTGGGGGGCTGAGTCCTAGAGCCCCGCTGCAAGGCAATCCTCCCTCCAGCCGCCCAAAGATCCCCCCGGCCTGGCAATCTGTATGCCGGCAACTCAGGCAGGCCGTATCTGCGGAGATCTGGCGGGTGGGGggattggggtggggtgggtggggaagggccgggtctgtgcccctcccctccagcccatCTGTCCATCCCTCGGCCTCTCATCCCTCCATCTGTCCACCTACCGGCcgcccatcccccccccacctcccaggcacCGGGAAGGGGAAGACATGGCCGTCTCCCCCAAGGACCGCTGAGGACCCCCCAGTTGACATGGACCGAGGAAGCGGcaaactcccctcccccaacccacacAGAGGCCTGGACCCACAAGGAACGAGCCCCAGCCCCTAGCCGGGAACCTGAGGTGgacgcacagacacacaccctcAGAGACATGCAACCcgcagacacacatacacacacacacacaacacaaatgGACACCCAAACGGGCACACCCGGCTACACAAACCCTAGGATGGACATCCAACCTGGACCCAAACACCCAACGCAGCCAGCCCCGCGCACActcgctgggggggggggtaggcggGGGGTACCCACACCTGGGCACACAGCCCacgcacacacacctgcacacagcCCCTCCGATGGACGCGCGACAGCCCCCCAGACACACAGCCAGAGGGGCAGCCACTCAGGGGGACACGCGCGCGGCCGGACACAGCACCTCGGCTCGACACCCCGCACACACCCGGATGGCCACACAAGCAGGGCGCCGCACACGCCGGCGCCGGGCACACACAGGGCCGCGCGAGCGCACGCCGGGCCCGCCGCAGCGCCGCGGACACACACTCACGCTCGCACGCTCACACCCGCGCTCCCATCggcgcccccgcccgccgcctCCCGGGCCGCTGCGGGCCGCGCTCACCCAGCCCGGGGGGGCCCAgggcccggccccgccgccgccgcctcgctCCGCgccatggtggggggagggccgggggagggggcgcggtGCCGCGGGGCCGCCTCCCTCCCGCCTCCCGCCCTCCCTCCTGAGCCGCCGCCGAGCTCCGCCCTCCGCGCCGCCCGCCGCCAGAGCCCAGCCGCCACCACCGCCgcaaggggggagggggcgccgaccggaggggcgggcggggcggcCGCACCGCCCAGACCCCCGCCCGGGGACGCGCGGCAGACCCCTTTCCACTGCGGAGCCACCGGCCCGCCCCcgacccctccccagccccacctccagccctgCCGGCTTCCCCCGAGACCCCCCCCAGACCACGCCCCAACTGGCGTGGGGACTCGGATCTCGCAGCTGagacctgggatcatgtcccaatACCCAGGGGGAACCTCAAACCATGCCTTACCTCTTCTGAGGATCCAAACCATGTTCTacagccacccaggaacccacaaACCATGTCCTACTCTCCTTGGTGACCTCAGACTCTGCCCCATACTCCAGTGGGAGCCCCAGGCCATATCCCAGCACCCAAGGGGGATCCAGAGCAACCCCCTGCAGGGACCCTAAATCACACTATAACA contains:
- the LRFN1 gene encoding leucine-rich repeat and fibronectin type III domain-containing protein 1, with the protein product MAPGPFTSALLSPPPAALPFLLLLWAGASRGQPCPGRCICQNVAPTLTMLCAKTGLLFVPPAIDRRVVELRLTDNFIAAVRRRDFANMTSLVHLTLSRNTIGQVAAGAFADLRALRALHLDSNRLAEVRGDQLRGLGNLRHLILGNNQIRRVESAAFDAFLSTVEDLDLSYNNLEALPWEAVGQMVNLNTLTLDHNLIDHIAEGTFVQLHKLVRLDMTSNRLHKLPPDGLFLRSQGAGPKPPTPLTVSFGGNPLHCNCELLWLRRLTREDDLETCATPEHLTDRYFWSIPEEEFLCEPPLITRQAGGRALVVEGQAVSLRCRAVGDPEPVVHWVAPDGRLLGNSSRTRVRGDGTLDVTITTLRDSGTFTCIASNAAGEATAPVEVCVVPLPLMAPPPAAPPPLTEPGSSDIATPGRPGANESAAERRLVAAELTSNSVLIRWPAQRPVPGIRMYQVQYNSSVDDSLVYRMIPSTSQTFLVNDLAAGRAYDLCVLAVYDDGATALPATRVVGCVQFTTAGDPAPCRPLRAHFLGGTMIIAIGGVIVASVLVFIVLLMIRYKVYGDGDGRRVKGTSRSPPRVSHVCSQTNGAGASQAAPPPAQDRYEALREVASPAAAAVAVEAKATAAETATAEPETVLGRSLGGSATSLCLLPSEETSGEECRAAAGPRRSRSGALGPPASAPPTLALVPGGAPARPRPQQRYSFDGDYGALFQSHSYPRRARRTKRHRSTPHLDGAGGGAAGEDGDLGLGSARARLAFTSTEWMLESTV